In Actinoplanes sp. NBC_00393, a single genomic region encodes these proteins:
- a CDS encoding TIGR03936 family radical SAM-associated protein has protein sequence MQRLRLRYAKRGPLRFTSHRDFARAFERALRRAAVPIAYSQGFTPHPKISYASAAPTGVGSEAEYLEIGLQAPVDPEQLRVALDAALSPGLDILEAVIAPEGGGSLADRIDASRWQIELPGVEPVTAKEAVTSFLDAPEVLVERMTKQGRRTFDARAAVNSCTVSGEADLPSGAIGVPCAIIDLVVRQVTPAVRPDDVLSGLRVVAGLEPPVPPRVTRLAQGTLTAQGEIVDPLDADRGDVGIGGR, from the coding sequence GTGCAGCGGCTCCGTCTTCGCTACGCGAAACGCGGTCCGCTGCGCTTCACCTCGCACCGCGACTTCGCCCGCGCCTTCGAGCGGGCACTGCGGCGCGCGGCGGTGCCGATCGCCTATTCCCAGGGCTTCACCCCACACCCCAAGATTTCGTACGCCAGCGCAGCGCCCACCGGCGTCGGCAGCGAGGCCGAATACCTGGAGATCGGCCTGCAGGCCCCGGTCGACCCGGAGCAGCTGCGGGTCGCGCTGGACGCCGCGCTCTCACCCGGCCTGGACATCCTGGAAGCGGTGATCGCCCCCGAGGGTGGCGGCAGCCTGGCCGACCGGATCGACGCCTCCCGCTGGCAGATCGAGCTGCCCGGTGTGGAACCGGTCACTGCGAAAGAAGCCGTCACCAGCTTCCTCGACGCTCCGGAAGTGCTGGTGGAGCGCATGACCAAGCAGGGCCGGCGGACTTTCGACGCCCGCGCGGCGGTGAACAGCTGCACGGTCAGCGGGGAGGCAGACCTACCTTCCGGGGCCATTGGCGTACCGTGTGCGATAATCGACCTTGTCGTACGGCAGGTTACGCCCGCCGTGCGGCCCGATGACGTCCTTTCCGGCCTGCGCGTGGTGGCCGGCCTGGAGCCGCCGGTGCCCCCCAGGGTGACCCGGCTGGCCCAGGGCACACTCACCGCGCAGGGGGAGATCGTCGATCCGTTGGACGCGGATCGCGGGGACGTCGGCATCGGAGGACGCTAG
- the rpmA gene encoding 50S ribosomal protein L27, producing the protein MAHKKGASSSRNGRESAAQRLGVKRFGGQLVSAGEILIRQRGTKFHPGDLVGRGGDDTLFALATGNVLFGTSRGRKTVSIVPVAE; encoded by the coding sequence ATGGCTCACAAAAAGGGTGCATCTAGCTCGCGTAACGGCCGTGAGTCCGCCGCCCAGCGACTCGGTGTGAAGCGGTTCGGCGGCCAGCTGGTCAGCGCCGGCGAGATCCTGATCCGTCAGCGGGGCACGAAGTTCCACCCGGGCGACCTGGTCGGCCGTGGTGGCGACGACACGCTCTTCGCGCTTGCCACGGGCAACGTCCTGTTCGGCACCTCGCGCGGCCGCAAGACCGTCAGCATCGTGCCGGTCGCGGAGTAG
- a CDS encoding Rne/Rng family ribonuclease — protein MLDNEPPVNLGDQGGERDGAVTPPAEAAASTTPARRTRAPRRKAAAPPPEADAVTGGAEPGAAIEAAGAVDAARSAETSGAPEAEAPVAPVKKATRSRRKAAAPPAEPAAGSPAETAAGSAAGSAAGSSAETAAGPAAEVAEAPVAPVKKATRSRRKAAAPAASVAAPAASAAEPAVEAPTTVAAAVDAPAASAGQAPAASAGQAPVAGQAPAASAGQAPVAGQAGAVPAAQTSASPSAAAAPPVDPAVTAEDEIDEDEAALIEDAAVEAAAAARAAGVPVVGILPLDDDFVEEQPARPTRARRAALPPAVLFMPPDPAEAEPAPVSRRRRAAEPAAEVEAEVAPPSGRRRRQPASAASAAPAAEAPAEAVAEVTETEQPVAEEAEGTRRSRRRRRGAAEEPAEVEAVETEQAVVDDVDESADDVEDGVDDDSDDDEDGGGRRRRRRGRRGRGRGKGPSDEADEGDTDSEEGAEASADAEEEDEESDEGEGDGVTRRRRRRRRKGSTGDGEAGGIEDGVHTVVRVREPRRTDEVQGVSGSTRLEAKRQRRRDGREQRRTRPPILSESEFLARREAVDRVMVVRQKQDRTQIAVLEDGILVEHYVARATSGTMVGNVYLGKVQNVLPSMEAAFVDVGRGRNAVLYAGEVNWDATGLEGRARSIEQALRSGDSVLVQVTKDPIGHKGARLTSHIALSGRHLVYVPNGNASGISRKLPDNERKRLRDILKKLVPDGAGVIVRTAAEGASEDELARDVKRLQAQWEDIQAKAADGNAPRALSEEPDLVIRVVRDLFNEDFRDLIVQGEQAYAEVQNYLESVSPDLVERLHRHTGASDVFAEHRIDEQILKGLDRKVFLPSGGHLVIDRTEAMTVVDVNTGKYTGAGGNLEETVTRNNLEAAEEIVRQLRLRDLGGIVVIDFIDMVLESNRDLVLRRLTECLGRDRTKHQVTEITSLGLVQMTRKRIGAGLLEAFSETCDHCKGRGLIIHQEPVPEKRGGGGNGAATQVKAVAAAARTEAPAQQQPPQQSGGKQRRRRGGGENAAPAVVEETPAVEETGPVAEVAEAPPVEETPAPEQAAAQEQAPAPVETPVVGSGIVRPAAKPALTTTGSDDDYDMSGYDLSRYESADANGAEYEAAEPMRLVGADDPDAAEEDEDDDEPVGAGTGARRRSRRGGARRRTRP, from the coding sequence ATGCTCGATAACGAGCCCCCAGTCAACCTGGGAGATCAGGGCGGTGAACGGGACGGAGCAGTCACGCCGCCCGCAGAAGCCGCCGCAAGCACCACCCCGGCACGCCGGACGCGGGCTCCGCGTCGCAAAGCGGCAGCGCCCCCGCCGGAGGCCGATGCCGTGACCGGCGGAGCTGAGCCGGGAGCCGCCATCGAGGCGGCCGGCGCGGTGGACGCCGCCCGGTCTGCCGAGACCTCGGGCGCGCCGGAGGCTGAGGCCCCGGTCGCGCCGGTGAAGAAAGCCACCCGGAGCCGGCGGAAGGCCGCTGCGCCGCCGGCTGAGCCCGCCGCTGGTTCCCCGGCTGAGACGGCTGCTGGTTCTGCGGCCGGGTCTGCCGCTGGTTCTTCTGCTGAGACCGCCGCTGGTCCCGCGGCCGAGGTTGCCGAGGCGCCGGTTGCGCCGGTGAAGAAAGCCACCCGGAGCCGCCGCAAGGCTGCTGCCCCCGCTGCTTCCGTCGCGGCGCCGGCCGCCTCCGCCGCGGAGCCGGCCGTTGAAGCGCCCACGACGGTGGCCGCTGCGGTGGACGCCCCTGCCGCTTCTGCCGGCCAGGCCCCTGCCGCTTCTGCCGGCCAGGCCCCCGTTGCCGGCCAGGCCCCTGCTGCTTCTGCCGGCCAGGCCCCTGTTGCCGGCCAGGCCGGTGCTGTTCCTGCCGCTCAGACTTCGGCTTCGCCGAGCGCTGCCGCTGCGCCGCCGGTCGACCCCGCGGTGACCGCGGAGGACGAGATCGACGAGGACGAGGCCGCGCTCATCGAGGACGCCGCCGTGGAGGCTGCCGCGGCGGCCCGCGCCGCCGGGGTCCCGGTCGTCGGCATCCTGCCGCTCGACGATGACTTCGTGGAGGAGCAGCCGGCCCGGCCCACCCGGGCCCGCCGTGCCGCGCTGCCGCCCGCCGTGCTCTTCATGCCCCCCGACCCCGCCGAGGCCGAGCCGGCGCCGGTCAGCCGCCGCCGTCGTGCCGCGGAGCCGGCCGCCGAGGTGGAGGCCGAGGTCGCGCCGCCGTCCGGCCGGCGTCGCCGCCAGCCCGCGTCTGCCGCTTCGGCTGCACCCGCCGCCGAAGCGCCCGCTGAAGCCGTGGCCGAGGTCACCGAGACCGAGCAGCCGGTTGCCGAGGAGGCCGAGGGCACCCGCCGCAGCCGCCGCCGTCGCCGGGGCGCGGCCGAGGAGCCCGCCGAGGTCGAGGCCGTCGAGACCGAGCAGGCCGTGGTCGACGACGTCGACGAGAGCGCCGACGACGTCGAGGACGGCGTGGACGACGACTCCGATGACGACGAGGACGGTGGCGGCCGCCGCCGTCGCCGCCGGGGCCGCCGTGGCCGGGGCCGCGGGAAGGGCCCGTCGGACGAGGCCGACGAGGGCGACACCGACTCCGAGGAGGGTGCGGAGGCTTCCGCCGACGCCGAAGAGGAGGACGAGGAGTCCGACGAGGGCGAGGGCGACGGTGTCACCCGCCGCCGGCGTCGACGGCGTCGCAAGGGCTCGACCGGTGACGGCGAGGCCGGCGGCATCGAGGACGGTGTGCACACCGTGGTCCGGGTGCGCGAGCCCCGGCGTACCGATGAGGTCCAGGGGGTCTCCGGTTCGACCCGGCTGGAGGCCAAGCGCCAGCGCCGCCGGGACGGCCGTGAGCAGCGCCGGACCCGCCCGCCGATCCTGAGCGAGTCGGAGTTCCTGGCTCGCCGTGAGGCGGTCGACCGGGTGATGGTGGTCCGGCAGAAGCAGGACCGGACCCAGATCGCGGTCCTCGAGGACGGCATCCTGGTCGAGCACTACGTCGCCCGGGCCACCTCCGGCACCATGGTCGGCAACGTCTACCTCGGCAAGGTGCAGAACGTGCTGCCGAGCATGGAGGCCGCCTTCGTCGATGTGGGTCGCGGCCGCAACGCCGTGCTCTACGCCGGTGAGGTCAACTGGGACGCCACCGGCCTGGAGGGCCGGGCCCGCTCGATCGAGCAGGCGCTGCGTTCCGGCGACTCCGTGCTGGTGCAGGTCACCAAGGACCCGATCGGTCACAAGGGCGCCCGGCTGACCAGCCACATCGCGCTCTCCGGCCGGCACCTGGTCTATGTGCCCAACGGCAACGCCTCCGGGATCAGCCGCAAGCTGCCGGACAACGAGCGCAAGCGGCTCCGGGACATCCTGAAGAAGCTGGTGCCGGACGGCGCCGGCGTGATCGTCCGGACTGCGGCCGAGGGCGCCAGCGAGGACGAGCTGGCCCGCGACGTCAAGCGGCTGCAGGCGCAGTGGGAGGACATCCAGGCCAAGGCCGCCGACGGCAACGCCCCGCGGGCGCTGTCCGAGGAGCCGGACCTGGTCATCCGAGTGGTCCGGGACCTCTTCAACGAGGACTTCCGGGACCTGATCGTGCAGGGCGAGCAGGCGTACGCCGAGGTGCAGAACTACCTCGAGTCGGTCTCCCCGGACCTGGTCGAGCGGTTGCACCGGCACACCGGCGCCAGCGACGTCTTCGCCGAGCACCGGATCGACGAGCAGATCCTCAAGGGCCTGGACCGCAAGGTCTTCCTCCCGTCCGGCGGTCACCTGGTGATCGACCGGACCGAGGCGATGACCGTGGTCGACGTCAACACCGGTAAGTACACCGGCGCGGGCGGCAACCTGGAGGAGACGGTCACCCGGAACAACCTGGAGGCGGCCGAGGAGATCGTGCGCCAGCTGCGGCTGCGCGACCTCGGCGGCATCGTGGTGATCGACTTCATCGACATGGTGCTGGAGAGCAACCGCGATCTGGTGCTGCGCCGGCTGACCGAGTGCCTGGGCCGGGACCGGACCAAGCACCAGGTCACCGAGATCACCTCGCTGGGCCTGGTGCAGATGACCCGTAAGCGGATCGGCGCGGGCCTGCTGGAGGCGTTCAGCGAGACCTGTGACCACTGCAAGGGCCGCGGGCTGATCATTCACCAGGAGCCGGTTCCGGAGAAGCGTGGTGGCGGCGGGAACGGCGCTGCCACCCAGGTGAAGGCGGTGGCGGCGGCGGCGCGTACCGAGGCGCCGGCACAGCAGCAGCCGCCGCAGCAGTCGGGCGGCAAGCAGCGCCGTCGTCGCGGTGGTGGCGAGAACGCGGCCCCGGCTGTGGTGGAGGAGACTCCGGCGGTCGAGGAGACCGGCCCGGTGGCCGAGGTCGCCGAGGCGCCGCCGGTCGAGGAGACGCCGGCGCCGGAGCAGGCAGCGGCGCAGGAACAGGCCCCGGCGCCGGTGGAGACGCCGGTCGTGGGTTCGGGCATCGTGCGCCCGGCCGCCAAGCCGGCGCTGACCACCACGGGCAGTGACGACGACTACGACATGAGCGGGTACGACCTGTCCCGTTACGAGTCGGCCGACGCGAACGGCGCGGAGTACGAGGCGGCGGAGCCGATGCGGCTGGTCGGCGCTGATGACCCGGACGCGGCCGAGGAGGACGAGGACGACGACGAGCCGGTCGGCGCGGGCACGGGCGCGCGTCGCAGGTCTCGGCGGGGTGGCGCGCGTAGGCGTACGCGGCCCTGA
- a CDS encoding TIGR03960 family B12-binding radical SAM protein produces the protein MSVSSVFPQLEQLLPRVSKPIQYVGGELGAVVKDWDATTVRWALMYPDAYEVGLPNQGVQILYEVLNEQEDVLAERTYAVWPDLEALMKENGVPAFTVDAHRPVKAFDVLGLSFATELGYTNMLSALDLAGIPLDSADRDESHPIVLAGGHASFNPEPIADFIDAAVLGDGEEAVLEITGIIREWKAEGCPGGRDELLLRLARTESIYVPRFYDVDYLPDGRIQRVVPNRPDVPFRVAKRTTMDLDAWPYPKKPLVPLAETVHERYAVEIFRGCTRGCRFCQAGMITRPVRERSITTVGQMVKEGLEFSGFNEVGLLSLSSADHSEIGDMCSGLAEQYADTNVSLSLPSTRVDAFNIDLAQELSRNGRRTGLTFAPEGGSERIRKVINKMVTKEDLIRTVVTAYSNGWRQVKLYFMCGLPTETDEDVLEIAHMAHEVIRAGREAAGTKDIRCTVSIGGFVPKPHTPFQWASMERPEVIDARLKLLKQEINSDRSLGRAIGFRYHDGEPSLIEGLLSRGDRRVGQVIRRVWEKGGRFDGWSEHFSYSRWVEACAEVLPDFGVDLDWFTTREREELEVLPWDHLDSGLDKDWLWQDWQDSLSEYEQDDCRWTPCFDCGVCPAMDTEIQIGPTGKKLLPLTPVNNLRVPA, from the coding sequence ATGAGCGTGAGTTCCGTCTTCCCGCAGCTCGAGCAGTTGCTGCCCCGGGTCAGCAAACCGATCCAGTACGTGGGCGGCGAGCTCGGCGCCGTCGTCAAGGACTGGGACGCCACCACCGTCCGGTGGGCGCTGATGTACCCGGACGCGTACGAGGTCGGCCTGCCCAACCAGGGCGTGCAGATCCTCTACGAGGTGCTCAACGAGCAGGAGGACGTGCTCGCCGAGCGGACCTACGCGGTCTGGCCGGACCTCGAGGCGCTGATGAAGGAGAACGGCGTCCCGGCGTTCACCGTCGACGCGCACCGGCCGGTCAAGGCGTTCGACGTGCTCGGCCTGTCGTTCGCCACCGAGCTCGGCTACACCAACATGCTCTCTGCGCTCGACCTCGCCGGCATCCCGCTGGACAGCGCCGACCGCGACGAGAGCCACCCGATCGTCCTGGCCGGTGGGCACGCGAGCTTCAACCCGGAGCCGATCGCCGACTTCATCGACGCCGCCGTGCTCGGTGACGGCGAGGAAGCGGTCCTGGAGATCACCGGGATCATCCGGGAGTGGAAGGCCGAGGGCTGCCCGGGCGGCCGGGACGAGCTGCTGCTGCGTCTCGCGCGGACCGAGAGCATCTATGTGCCGCGCTTCTACGACGTGGACTACCTGCCGGACGGCCGGATCCAGCGCGTCGTGCCGAACCGGCCGGACGTGCCCTTCCGGGTCGCCAAGCGGACCACGATGGATCTGGACGCCTGGCCGTACCCGAAGAAGCCCCTGGTCCCGCTCGCCGAGACAGTGCACGAGCGCTACGCCGTGGAGATCTTCCGCGGCTGCACCCGGGGTTGCCGGTTCTGCCAGGCCGGCATGATCACCCGCCCGGTCCGGGAGCGGTCGATCACCACGGTCGGCCAGATGGTGAAGGAGGGCCTGGAGTTCTCCGGCTTCAACGAGGTCGGCCTGCTCTCGCTCTCCAGCGCCGACCACTCCGAGATCGGTGACATGTGCTCCGGCCTCGCCGAGCAGTACGCGGACACCAACGTCTCGCTGTCCCTGCCCTCCACCCGGGTCGACGCCTTCAACATCGACCTGGCCCAGGAACTCTCCCGCAACGGCCGGCGCACCGGCCTCACCTTCGCCCCCGAGGGGGGCTCGGAGCGGATCCGCAAGGTCATTAACAAGATGGTGACCAAGGAAGACCTGATCCGTACGGTCGTGACGGCGTACTCCAACGGCTGGCGCCAGGTGAAGCTGTACTTCATGTGCGGCCTGCCCACCGAGACCGACGAGGACGTCCTGGAGATCGCGCACATGGCGCACGAGGTGATCCGGGCCGGCCGCGAGGCCGCCGGCACCAAGGACATCCGCTGCACGGTGTCGATCGGCGGGTTCGTGCCGAAGCCGCACACCCCGTTCCAGTGGGCCTCGATGGAGCGCCCCGAGGTCATCGACGCCCGCCTCAAGCTGCTCAAGCAGGAGATCAACAGCGATCGGTCGCTGGGCCGGGCGATCGGTTTCCGCTACCACGACGGCGAGCCGTCGCTGATCGAGGGACTGCTGTCCCGCGGCGACCGCCGGGTCGGCCAGGTCATCCGCCGGGTCTGGGAGAAGGGCGGCCGGTTCGACGGCTGGAGCGAGCACTTCTCGTACTCGCGCTGGGTCGAGGCCTGCGCCGAGGTGCTCCCGGACTTCGGTGTCGACCTGGACTGGTTCACCACCCGTGAGCGCGAGGAGCTCGAGGTCCTGCCCTGGGACCACCTGGACTCCGGCCTCGACAAGGACTGGCTCTGGCAGGACTGGCAGGACTCGCTCAGCGAGTACGAGCAGGACGACTGCCGCTGGACCCCGTGCTTCGACTGCGGCGTCTGCCCGGCCATGGACACCGAGATCCAGATCGGCCCGACCGGCAAGAAGCTGCTTCCCCTGACACCCGTGAACAACCTGCGGGTCCCTGCTTAG
- a CDS encoding STAS domain-containing protein — translation MTDQWVSFSQRGVAELVHLKGEIDLANANDIGRAIVARTTDADAVVIDLTAVSFLDSAGVRLLDLIVGDLDDRGKPIKLVVGERGAARMTLQLCAFRADLLATDLERAAAELDS, via the coding sequence ATGACCGACCAGTGGGTGAGTTTCTCCCAGCGCGGGGTGGCGGAGCTGGTCCACCTCAAGGGCGAGATCGACCTGGCCAACGCCAACGACATCGGCCGGGCGATCGTCGCCCGCACCACCGACGCGGACGCGGTGGTGATCGACCTGACCGCGGTCTCGTTCCTGGACAGCGCCGGGGTCCGGCTGCTCGACCTGATCGTCGGTGACCTGGACGACCGGGGGAAGCCGATCAAGCTGGTCGTCGGGGAGCGCGGGGCCGCCCGGATGACGCTGCAGCTCTGCGCGTTCCGTGCCGACCTGCTCGCCACCGACCTGGAGCGGGCCGCGGCGGAACTGGACTCCTAG
- the rplU gene encoding 50S ribosomal protein L21, with translation MYAIVKTGGKQYKVAEGDVIEVEKLAGAPGDALTLAAVLLVDGDNLVTDAAKLANVTVSGEIAEHTKGPKIRIHKFKNKTGYHKRQGHRQPLTRVKVTGIKSGK, from the coding sequence ATGTACGCGATCGTCAAGACCGGCGGCAAGCAGTACAAGGTTGCCGAGGGCGACGTGATCGAGGTCGAGAAGCTCGCGGGTGCGCCCGGCGATGCGCTGACCCTCGCCGCAGTCCTCCTCGTCGACGGTGACAACCTGGTGACCGACGCGGCCAAGCTTGCCAACGTTACGGTGTCCGGCGAGATTGCCGAGCACACCAAGGGTCCGAAGATCCGGATCCACAAGTTCAAGAACAAGACCGGATACCACAAGCGCCAGGGGCACCGTCAGCCGCTGACCCGCGTCAAGGTGACCGGCATCAAGAGCGGGAAGTAG